GGCGTATCGGCTGTTTCAGTGGCGAGTCACGACCCGGAATGTCTGAATTCTGATCAGGTCTCAGATTCGGTTTCCAGTCGTGAGCAGTCGGGGTATGAACTGGCAGGGATTTTGCTCTGTTTGAACGAGCTTTTTGGGGGACGATTTGGCGGATCAACAATCTTCAGTGTCACAAGGCCGGAAGACCTGGCAGATCCTGGCGCTGATCGGGATCGGCTCGCTGGCGCTGGGCGCCGCGTTTTTTGTCCTCGGTCCTGAACAAATTGTCGCTTACATCGAAGCGGCCTCCGATTGGGTTGAGGCGAATTTGATCCTGAGCTTGCTCCTATTCATCATCTGGGCCTTTGTCTCGCAACTGGTGATCTCACCGACGGGAGCTTTGACACTGCTGATTGGGGGGTATCTTCTCGGCGGTTTGGCCGGGATCGCCTATTATGCCATGACATTTGTGTCCGGTCTGGTCGTCTATGATGGGGTTCGGCGAGGGGGTTCCAGTTGGACCTTGCCCGACCAGGTGCGCGGACTTTCGATCGAGAAACTGAAACGCGCCGCCCGCCAGGAAGGCCTTGGCCTGGTGGCGACCATGCGGGTCATTCCCTTTTTTCCGCCGCCGCTCGTGGCGATTGCATCGGGCAGCCTCGAGATCAGTCGCCGGGATTTCA
This DNA window, taken from Hyphomonas sp. Mor2, encodes the following:
- a CDS encoding VTT domain-containing protein; the encoded protein is MADQQSSVSQGRKTWQILALIGIGSLALGAAFFVLGPEQIVAYIEAASDWVEANLILSLLLFIIWAFVSQLVISPTGALTLLIGGYLLGGLAGIAYYAMTFVSGLVVYDGVRRGGSSWTLPDQVRGLSIEKLKRAARQEGLGLVATMRVIPFFPPPLVAIASGSLEISRRDFMIGTLTTAWIVPLIVSLFGSTMGSILDAANPDDRISNGMTIGLLLLTLAFSVFIALRLFRRLQAVPEGTSDG